A stretch of Pomacea canaliculata isolate SZHN2017 linkage group LG6, ASM307304v1, whole genome shotgun sequence DNA encodes these proteins:
- the LOC112566787 gene encoding uncharacterized protein LOC112566787, translating to MTTTTLSTVMLLMLLVALALGSVLPDERRSVNCAPNRPCTADAIPHCIKGWDIPIFGNCDLLDALCSGEEEDFSGSCMVNIEQSPDYMRVVVSDSETSNPDERRSVNCGHPRPCTLDLIPHCIKGWDIPIFGNCALVEALCNGEEEDHSDSCMVNIDKSPYYMRVVVSDSETSDPGV from the exons ATGACGACTACCACACTGTCCACAgtcatgctgctgatgctgttggtGGCACTGGCCCTGGGGAGTGTGCTCCCTG ATGAACGTCGATCAGTGAACTGTGCACCCAACAGACCATGTACCGCGGATGCGATTCCTCACTGTATCAAGGGTTGGGACATTCCCATATTTGGAAATTGTGATTTACTGGACGCCCTATGCAG TGGCGAGGAGGAAGACTTCAGCGGCAGCTGCATGGTCAACATCGAGCAAAGTCCTGATTACATGAGGGTCGTTGTGTCTGATTCCGAGACCTCCAACCCTG ATGAACGTCGATCAGTGAACTGTGGACACCCCAGACCATGTACATTGGATCTGATTCCTCACTGCATCAAGGGTTGGGACATTCCCATATTTGGAAATTGTGCCTTAGTGGAAGCCCTCTGCAA TGGCGAGGAGGAAGACCACAGCGACAGCTGCATGGTCAACATCGACAAAAGTCCGTATTACATGAGGGTCGTTGTGTCTGATTCCGAGACCTCTGACCCTGGTGTGTGA
- the LOC112566793 gene encoding uncharacterized protein LOC112566793 isoform X2: MLLMLLVALALGSVLADEYSFPVNCEEPRLCTDDRTPYCIKGRREPVRGHCEFQDALCRGEKEDPSNTCFLPYPIRCDRPPDERACVRDCRPWCVVGRSEPLRGHCAIQRAICDEYAVVDRIRSCLP; the protein is encoded by the exons atgttgctgatgttgttggTGGCACTGGCCCTGGGGAGTGTGCTCGCTG ATGAATACTCCTTCCCAGTGAACTGTGAAGAACCCAGATTGTGTACCGATGATCGGACGCCTTACTGCATCAAGGGCCGGAGAGAACCTGTGCGTGGACATTGTGAGTTCCAGGACGCCCTATGCAG GGGCGAGAAGGAAGACCCCAGCAACACCTGCTTTCTGCCCTACCCCATCAGGTGCGACCGACCGCCCGACGAACGAGCCTGTGTCCGTGACTGCCGACCCTGGTGTGTGGTGGGACGCTCCGAGCCCCTGCGAGGTCACTGTGCCATCCAGAGGGCCATTTGTGACGA ATACGCCGTGGTTGATAGAATCAGAAGCTGCTTGCCATGA
- the LOC112566793 gene encoding uncharacterized protein LOC112566793 isoform X1 — MLLMLLVALALGSVLADEYSFPVNCEEPRLCTDDRTPYCIKGRREPVRGHCEFQDALCRGEKEDPSNTCFLPYPIRCDRPPDERACVRDCRPWCVVGRSEPLRGHCAIQRAICDEYAVVDRIRSCLP, encoded by the exons atgctgctgatgctgctggtgGCACTGGCCCTGGGGAGTGTGCTCGCTG ATGAATACTCCTTCCCAGTGAACTGTGAAGAACCCAGATTGTGTACCGATGATCGGACGCCTTACTGCATCAAGGGCCGGAGAGAACCTGTGCGTGGACATTGTGAGTTCCAGGACGCCCTATGCAG GGGCGAGAAGGAAGACCCCAGCAACACCTGCTTTCTGCCCTACCCCATCAGGTGCGACCGACCGCCCGACGAACGAGCCTGTGTCCGTGACTGCCGACCCTGGTGTGTGGTGGGACGCTCCGAGCCCCTGCGAGGTCACTGTGCCATCCAGAGGGCCATTTGTGACGA ATACGCCGTGGTTGATAGAATCAGAAGCTGCTTGCCATGA